Genomic window (Equus asinus isolate D_3611 breed Donkey chromosome 8, EquAss-T2T_v2, whole genome shotgun sequence):
ttaatatttaacaaagaCATCACAAATTCTTGGGATTGATGACATCGTACATTGTCAACAAATGAAAGGTTCCTAGTACTAGTTTTGCCTAAATGGTGTAGTTACAAAAgatgaaattttcaaagaaagaaaaaaacagtaaatcaGAGCAGCAGCCTTCGTTGATTGTACTGTCAAGATGGTTAGAATGAAGTCATAATAGCCTTTTTTTCATCCATCAGGAGGTAGAATTAGTGGGCAGATTTATTTTCCAGGTAGAAATTGGTGGTGGTTTTAGATCCTCCACGAGGAACAAcctgatttgtgtgtgtgaccAGACAAACCCCTCGCTGCCAAGGCTGAGACCTGGAAGTTCGTCCTGTCGGGTTTTTGCTGTTGGAGCTGAGTTTCCATGTTGAGTCTGAGTCTGGCACACCCAAGAGCCCTGCCAAACCTGGCAGGATTAATTTTCATGCACGGCATATGTATCAGGCATAACTACAACTAGCATTTAATTGATGTCTACACATTTGCTTcttagaatctgtattttaatggCATTCTCCTGATAGCTACCCATGAAAATTATGTGAATTTACTTGTCCAGCAGGGGCATTTTAACAAACTTCTTTTGCCATCTAGAACCTTTAGGGAGAGGTTGTTTTGGTTTAGATACACTTGTTTTTATTACACTACACCTAGCAGTTCAAGTTTAAATTATGATCTGCTGGTCTAAATCCATGAAGGATTTGTCCTTATCACTTTGTCCTCAATGCCAAATACATGGTACATAATGTTCATTCAATGAACATCCATGGAATCACTGCACTATTTCCTGATTCCACTCAATTGAAAAATTCAGTAGCTTTCTCAGGGATAGAATTTTGCCTCTTTTCTTGCCCCTCGCCCTGCCAACAAACCAGAGACTCTcttctaccttttaaaaagaaaaagtcttcttTCCTAGAAAAACATGTACGTATTGAATTGACAAAAACATCTACTGATCAAATTTGGCATTTAATACTTGAATAAATCCTAGCAAACACAACAAGAAGTCGTACATATGAAACACTAACTAGtaaaaatagaacagaacaaACTGTCTTACTGGGCTGTTTTCTTGGTATGTTGTCTGATTTCCTTATGATTGAATTCACATTAGGGAAATGCCCTGGCAGAGATTTGCGTAAAACACTTTTCCTTGCAAAGGAAACAGGAATTTAAATATGTTGAAACTGGGGGCAAGCCTTGTTTCAGGTATTATCATGTTACAGATTTTGCATTATGAAAATTGGAGAAACCGACTGATGAGTTGTTTCCCTCAGGCTGGATTCTTGCTTGACAAGAAATGGGGGTTATTCGTGAAGTTCAACGAATATCAACGGTATTGGTGGGCGTCTAGCGTGAGCAGGTTTTTAACAAACACAGACAACTGAATAAAAGAATTATAGTGAATCACACCCATCCAGGTCCCATTAGATCGGATGGGAGCTGAACTCTGGTGCTTACTCCTTCAAACGAGGGGCTCTTTTTAGCTGTGTCCTCACTATTTGAGTCTCCAAGTAAATTAAGCCCTAGAGAAGCAAAAGTACAGTATTTTCATTAATGAACATCCACTTATAAGGTTAGTCTTTTATATAAGTATTTCTCCCTGGTTAACACTAGCAGCATCTATTACATCCAAACCTGTTTGTTGGTCATTTTCTTGCCAATCAGTATAGCCAACAACACAATGCAAACATAAGCAACTGAAGTTTAAGGATTGTATGAAGTCAACGCGAGTGATGTCGGAGAACTCAGATCACAACGAAAGTTATTATCGGTTGGGTATCTGGTAGagttaaatcaattaaaaatggggaaaaattataCGGATGCCATAGTAGATGcttcaagaaaaaattatctgAATAACAACTGATTAATAAAGGTCTTTGGAAAAACTAGAACCTTggaaaatttttgcaaaaatgACCAACTCTGTGATCAGAGTGCGTCAGTCAGAAGTGAAATGGATGTTATGTGGTTTGATCTTACCATTTTGTTGGATAAACTATACTCCACTCCTCCTAAAATCACTTGATTCACTAAATTGAAATTGCATGAGCTGTTTCATATTAGTGTAGATTCTTCCATTGtcacttaaaaagaaatgtgtgtgtttgtgtatcagCTTGGATATCTTTATAAATGGATAACATCAAGTTTCCCCAAAATGTGTTCTGCAGATGATCGTAGTCCCAGTCATCTGTGAAAAAAGGAAATCCACAGTGGACAGGACATTTTCTGTCTCCCACTCTCTACTTTCTCCTGTCTGCTTGTGCCCAAGGGGCTGATCTGTAAGGACTACAGGTTCCTtcaccctctgccttcctctggcATTTGGCTAAAAGGGAGGAGGGCTGAGGGGGAAGGGGACACCAGCAGGACATTAGCGGGGCTGGGGAAATGAGGCTAGGTGTTTATTCCTGGGTCTCTTACCTCCCTCCCATTGGATTGCCACTAGTTGGTTGGCTATCTTCCTTCTGAGGTCACAGCTTCTGCGAGGCAGTCCGGTTCTCTCCAGTTCAGCTAACTGCTGCCCCTCCCTTGCCTCTCTAGGCCTGGAGGTGGTAACAGGACTCCAGTCTCCCTTGTTGGCTTCCCTCTATTAAATGTTTCTCAATTACCCACTGTGAGTGTACcatctgttttcttctgggacGCTGATTTATACAATGGTTAAACATTATATTGCCTTCTTGAAAACATTCAAAATtcacattagcatattaaaggtTCTAAATAATACAGCAGTAAATAATGTCGAAGTTTAGCCCAATGTTTGCCAAACTTACTTATTCATGGCACCAGTTTTTGGATAATATACGTAAGAGCAACACTTGAACACAATGAATTATAAAATTTCTTGCCTTAAAATATACAAAGCCAAATCTGATGGTTTATAGTCTTGATGACTAAGGGTAATCATTATACCTATAATCGTTCTGTGCTGTGAAACGCTGATGGCCTGAATGTCTACTGTGGCAACAGCCCAAGGCTGTTGGCCACAGCACTGATGCGTCGCAAATGGCTGCgctttttaaattcagtttagtCTTTATGATCACATCTCTCTGCGTCAGATTGACACCTACGTCTTACCCATGTGCTTCTCTCCCCTGTGCTCTGCATCTTATTTACCATGTCTAAGTCTTGCAGGAAACTGAATTACCAAAGCTAAAGCTACATCTAAAAAAAGATGTATTTGGTTTACTAAGTGCCTATGGTTCCCTAATCACACTTTAGGGCCTAAACTTCATGATATCTATTTTGGTTGCGTGGAAAATTTACCACCTTATGCTTGATATTTCACTTATGTGGGATGATGCTGTGCatatactctttaaaaataactcCGCTCCAaatataatgtacacctgaaacttacataatgttataaaccaatgttacctcaaaagaAAGCCAGTCTATAAAGTCTCATGTGGCAGCAAGTAATGCTGAATATTCCTGGCGTTTCAGCACACGATAGAATCTCATTTCCTGTGCTGCTGGGTGGCTCTGCGGCCAGTTCTGTCCAACCGGTTGAATGGAATTGTCTATGCATGATTGTTTAGTCAAGAACTTAATTATCATGTGAGACACTCTAAAGCTCTTCTTGCCTTTTGTCAACTAGCACTGTTCCAGAGAGTAGATGCTCCATCAGCTTGGGTCACTGTGATGGACAGGAAGCTTGTGACAAACCTGTCGCTTTCAGGGTTGGTTGTTTCTGCAGCATGTCTTAGCCTATCCTGCCTTACTTCAAAAAGGTTTCTCTGCAAAAATAGGAGAGTTCAATTTTGTGAAATCACAAAGTATTTACAAAGAACACTGTTTTCAAGGAAAACGAGAATGAGTTCCATAGGCAGGAGTTCAAGAACTCATATAAACGCTTTAACAAATGGTTACATAAACGGTCAGGCATCTGTGGCCATGGCTGTGGTGGTGGAGCACACACAGGTTTGAATCCCGCCCTCTTCCACTTTGTCAGCTAGTCATCTAGGGGGAGCCTCATATCCCTCATGTATAAAATTGGGACAATACAGGATTATTGTAATCAATTTATGAGAACTACCTGACATGGTACTTATCAAATGGTGCCATCATAATAGCTGACTGACTGATTAGTCTGGCAATATATATCAAATTATAGAATTATTCTTTCATTCCTAACTTAATGCAGATAATTAGCTTAATTCATTGAAGACAAATTATATTCTTTGTTTGCTTTCCTTCCAAGATTCTACTTAGGCTACTTACCCCAAATATAATGCAGAAACATTGTGTCAGACACTTTTAAACCAGTCTTTAATTTTCAATTCAGGTGTTTAAGGAGGCATACATACATTTATTCAAGGAATCACGGAACATATAGTATAAACATGAACCGCAAACActacttcatgtatttttttcaaaactgtactttaaaaataattttattgtctacatagaaaacaAAGTGTTACTTATCCTTCCACTTCCCTTTGAAGTTACATTGCCTGAAACTCCAATAGAAAGCATTCCTTTGATTATGGAAAGGGCTGGGGTACTCACTGGTAATCCAGACTTGGTGGCAACATCTCCATTCTGTCATACTCTTAGACGCCTAGCAGACAGTAGATATTTGTCAATGAATAGAGCAGCATTTTAAAACAGATCCCAGAGACAGATTCTGAGGCCAAGTTGGGGGACCACAAATACCATCTTGAGGTCCTCTGGCTGGAAGGGGGATGTGACTAGATGTGATAGCATTTCTGGGCTGGATGCTTCTAGGCATAGAGTTGTGTCAAAGTGTGGGAATAAATGAGCATTGTCCTAGGAAAAGGGGGCATTAGGAGGAATGATAAATGAAGGGTGCAGTGTGCTGCAAAATGACCAATGGCACTTATTTCTAGGATTTTCCTTCAACTAAAAgattgcattttcttttgttatgatTCAGTAATCACATTACTTACACGTCAGCAACACTATTATAGACAAGCCTAGTCAAGAAATCACTACTTACATCATCCTGTTGTGGGAAATTGTTATCGAAAACCAAGTAATCAAATTTTAGACCACCACCTGATAACTTCTCAAATTCAAGACCTCTACTCCTGTTTCTACTTTAATTCATTAGACAGGAGGAATCCCCAGGATGTATTACGGGTATTCCTTTGGTCATATTtacaaggtagaaaatatttggatAAAAAGCAAATCTCATGTCTTATACTGTACAGATGATGTTTATAAAGTAAACTGACTTTTAGCACCCTATATACAATCCAACACTGCAAACACTTAATGTTTGAAGTTCCAGGTATTTTTCATTCATCATGATGGCACCTCCTGTCAATAAACACAACTGCTGTTCTATGGGCTGTGTAACAACAGTAATCAATTGCCCCAAATTATCTCAAGAATAGGCtatattgaaaaagagaaaaaagaaaaaaaagatagccAGATTAAATAACTAGCCCTAATCGCCCTAAAGATGGAAGATTTAAAGACCCACGGCCCCAGAGGTCCTCGGGTCCCCTCTGCGTGGCTCTAAGTTTCAGGAATGAACTATCTGCAGTGCTAAAATGGCATGAAGAGATGGAAGCAAATCTTTAAAACACAAGGTGACGTATCATTTTTTTACTCAAATTTTGAGTCTTTTACTCAGTTgtaactatcaaaaaaaaaaaaaagccaaagataTCTGTCCCATTTAGAATAACATGAGCTATGCAAAGGAAATTATTTCAGATTACTGAAAGAaacctaacatttattaagccatCCTGTGCCCAAAGCTTAAGttcaaattaatttcaaaacCTTTAAAGGTAGGTAATGATTAATTTGTAAATacgaaagctgaggctcagaagttGCCCCAAACCGTTCTTAACGGATGGAAGTGAGCTTCAAATCAAGGCCCTCCTCTGCTGCACGGCTTCTCCTTGGTAAACGATGATACAGACAACTATGCACTGGTGctgtggggagggaaaaaaggaagactggcagtagatgttagtttagggccaatctttctcagcaaaaagcaaaaatacaaataaaaataaaatagtacagTGGTTCAAATTacctaaacttttaaaaaggcaagtttATAATGGAATGAGTGCCCCTCTTAATATTAAACAGTTCTCATGACCCTAACAAATTGTGTCTATAAGGAGCTTACTAAAATGCCAACTTCATTTAATCCTTCGTTAAAAAAACAAGGACACAATTTACTTCAAATGGCACTAACTGAAGCGCAATTCATTCATTTCGTTTTCTACAAAATAAGataactttaagcaaaacaattTCAATGATGATAGAtgcatttcattatttatttagatgTTTAAGCTCTCGCACTAGATTTTTACAAGCTGGTGAACACTGACAAATTATTTCTCCCACAGAACTATAACCACACATTCCCAGACAGTATAAATATATGGTTGAACTAACATTAATACACATCACCATTTTATCAATtacataataaaacaaattatcAAGTATCCAAATATTAAGTTACACAGCTCAAAAGGCATATAAAATATTAGATATCTGCTCAATTCATTAGCAGaaacccactttttttttttttgcaagagaggttgggaagagaaggaaaagaaaaatcacacttCAAACAAAAATAAGTTGGTAAACAACTTCAGATaagtatgaaaaaaaattacaagaatttcagaaattttatgaTTAAGAATTGCTTTAGCTACAATAACAAAGCAtctctaacttttaaaaaaatatttactaaattaaaGAGCATATTCTACATGTTCTGCACAAGACAAAGGCAACATTTTACTAAAAATACTTAAAGCCCCCTCCCATTGTTTTCAGGCCCTCCCTGTAAGTTGCACCCCAAAGTGCAAACATTAAAATTAACTGTAAGGCTTTTTTGTCTGGAGACATTAAAGACATGTGCTTCTGTACAATGTAGATTTTCAAAATGGAGGTTTCCCATAACAGCACAAAATGACTTTTATAGAAAGACATTAAATAATAACTGTAAGACTTGGTAAAaatccaaaaaaagagaaagttgagCAAACCTGATGTACACTGGTCTGAACGTGGGCGATGTAAACGTAAAGTGAGCAGGCAAGTAACCATACAGGCCCTACTTTCATGTTTGAAATGGCTGAAGGAATAAACCACACAAGGTCCAGAGTGTTCATAGTTCCTGGGATTTTAGTTTGTGTAGGATACGAAAAATTTACAAGTATTGTGCTGGGTATTTTGGCACCTAATCTTTCTAAATTTCTTATATATTGATAAGATTCTGGCATGGGAATTTTGAAGACACAACtcaacactgcatgatttcagaAAAGGTCAATTGGTACAAatgataaatacattttaaatgctgAACAGCAATAATCTTTTTGCTAAGTGTCCAAACAGGTTGATCGTAAACCAAACATAGAGGCTACAATTCTGTTAAGCTTGTGGCCTGGTAAAACTGCTTTTTAATACTCCTAGGAAGCTTCCTTAGACTTAGCCACCAAGCCAACAGGTTGGCTAACATGTACGATAACTTAGGTCCTGTCTCAAGCTCCTCTCTAGGCAATGGCATCAGGCACCCTAGTTTTATTGAACGCAACAGTTGTTTCTATGACCGTTGGAGTCTTTGAAGCGCAGCCGCATTTTTGGACGATACTTTTCCAAATACAAAAGTTGCTTGCTGTTAAAAGCCCCACGCCGCtttctggaaggaaaaacaacaaaagatgaAGTAATTAAAGCAAAATCCTTCTACATTAATGTTTACTAGGCTGTAGGCAATAATCACCTCTCTTGTGGCAATTTATCTTTCGATTATTACACTGTGACATAATGCAGAAATAGAGACAGGCATACATGTGTAAATGGAAAAGGGAGTGCaaagtttattttctaataatcTTTTGAGTGGCGGTTACCATAGTCAAAATGAATTTATATGAAGTCcaacaaaagacaaaactaatATATGGTAGATACGGTACTATAAGTCAGATTGCCTCTGAGGGCAGGGAAGATGACTACAAAGGTCACAAGGGCACTTTCTGAAGTCATCAAAATAGTCTATATAGTGTAGTGGGTGGTGGTTTTTTTTATTTGGCTGTTACTGTCAGCTCCTCTACCTCTGAGACctgtgcattttattgtgtaTTGACTATCCctcaacaaaaaggcaaagaaacaagcAACATATTCAGTCAAGAATTTAAAGCAAAACAGTAATTCAAAGAACTATTATTGGTTTAGAATCATTGTAATATTAGCATCCACATGGAATGCAAAAAAGGAGGATCTTTATTTCCTGGTTTTAACCCTACTGTAAAAATGAGCATAACGGTCAGATGGGCTgttggaaagaaatttttttcatagTTACATAATTAAACTCACTGACATTCAACGAGGAAGTAAAAAGGATGcaaataaaattcattaaatacTTACTGTCTTATGAACTGTACTGCATCTTCATATTTCATCCCACCTTCAATTAATGCTAGGGCAACAAGCACCGGAGCTCTGGTAAGGTAAGAATTTTGATAAATCATTTTTTCCAAATCAAATCTCAGAAAATTCAATAGTCATGCAGCACGTAAGGACTTTTCGGTCAATGACAGAGCGCACAGACGATGGTGGCCCCATAACGTCTGTACCCTACAGCCTAGGCGTTTACcaggctgtaccacctaggtttgtgtaagcacactttaTGACGTTCCTATGaggacaaaatcgcctaatgacacatttctcagaacgtgtccctgtcGTTAAACGATGCATGACTGCACTCCAAACATTCCCCAACCTGGAGCCCGCTTATTCACCATCCATCCCATCTAAGTAACTGTAGGAAATGTTGACTTatgttaaaaagttaaacatcagTATTCCCATATCAAAGCCACAATTTTGTCTAGAACCAAAATTGAAATATGCCCTTAACGATTAGAAATAAATCTAGAAGTTTAGACTTGTATTATTAGAAGGGAATCTTGAAAAAATTTGGGGAAGGGAGTAAATCTTGATAATTACACACCGTTTTTCCTGAATTCTAagctgtgaaaaatattttccacttcaaaaaaaaagaatttgcttttaaatatcaTAAAACTCCTTTCCTAAAGATCTTCTGGAAAAGtctgctttctctgttttttattatcAATGATACTGTGACACAGTTGCATGTCAATACCCACAGGGCCATCAATTTTCATTTCACTCTTCTCCACTAGAACTttttttggggtgggggtagTGAATTACAAATATGAACATGCATATTTTGGCACTATTGGGTAATGAGTTCCTCAATCAGAACCTCTAGGATCAAGAACCCTCTATCAGAAGTACAGCATATACAATACAGACCACTTTAGAGGATTGATAATCCCTTTCCCCAATGAGCTTGGACAATGGTTCCAATACCACCAAAACAACCAAGCACACACGATTAATTCTATAAATAATTCTGCCCACAGAGACAAGTGTAAATTGCAGCTACAGCATTTGTTAGTTGCAGCTGTACTGGAATACATTATTCTGTTACATTCAcctactttttaatttagttcaCTAACCTAATGAAGCAAATTGATTCACAAAGTGATAACCGAGTCTTTATAGGAGTCACAATCAAGTTTTTACTAGAATTAAGAACACTattaaatggatttaaaaaattctctcacCTCCCAAGGCCTGCAACACAATGAACAGCAATACAACAACCAGGTTCTTCACGAAACTTAATTTTCACAAGACTTAACCAGTCATCAACAATCTGGTTGGATGGCGGTGCACCATCATCAAAAGGCCAGTCCTAAGGCAAAAGGATAAAcgtttcatatttttcatataaacaccacagtaataattataaatttctaACACCCAAAtgttttcaaaagcattttaacATAGCTCAACGTGTTTTAGGAAACCCCACTGTCAACGAAATGCAAATAAATGCCGAATCTTTAGAAAGATCTTTTATTACTTCAAATCTTTGcttagcttttccttttctttatttggaaattaagataCTGCACAATTTTTTAACCATTTAGAAAGATTAAGCTTTTTCAAGTCAGTggtttatttgaatatttttgtagCACACTATCAGAAACACACAGGAACTATTAAATACTTACGAGAACATGGATGCCTTCTTTCTCCACGAGAGTAGTGTCATAAGTTGCTTCACAC
Coding sequences:
- the PTP4A1 gene encoding protein tyrosine phosphatase type IVA 1 isoform X2; the protein is MARMNRPAPVEVTYKNMRFLITHNPTNATLNKFIEELKKYGVTTIVRVCEATYDTTLVEKEGIHVLDWPFDDGAPPSNQIVDDWLSLVKIKFREEPGCCIAVHCVAGLGRAPVLVALALIEGGMKYEDAVQFIRHGVGLLTASNFCIWKSIVQKCGCASKTPTVIETTVAFNKTRVPDAIA
- the PTP4A1 gene encoding protein tyrosine phosphatase type IVA 1 isoform X1, translated to MARMNRPAPVEVTYKNMRFLITHNPTNATLNKFIEELKKYGVTTIVRVCEATYDTTLVEKEGIHVLDWPFDDGAPPSNQIVDDWLSLVKIKFREEPGCCIAVHCVAGLGRAPVLVALALIEGGMKYEDAVQFIRQKRRGAFNSKQLLYLEKYRPKMRLRFKDSNGHRNNCCVQ